Sequence from the Collinsella aerofaciens ATCC 25986 genome:
TTCTGTTGGTGTGCCCCGAGGTTTTTGGCGGTCTGCCCACGCCGCGCAATCCCTCCGAGATCGTGGACGGCGAGGTCCGTACCTGCGAGGGCATCTCGGTCGATCGCGAGTTTCGCCTGGGTGCAGAGCGCGCGCTCGACATGTGCGAGCAGGCGGGCGGCCCGTCCCAGATCGCTGCGTGCGTCTTGCAGGACCGTAGCCCCTCGTGTGGTGTAGGCCGTATCTACGACGGAACGTTCAGCGGTACGCTCACACCGGGTAACGGCGTTTTTGTCGACCTGCTCCTGCGCCACGGATACCGTGTGATTCCGGCTAGCGAGTTCGATCCCAGCATGCTGGAACATTGTCCACAGCACTCGAATCCAACACTTCCTCACGGGTGACCGTTTTGGCATGATCCGTGAAGTTGATATTGAGTACGACCCGGTCATCAAAGACGTAGACCGAGTTGACAGGTGCCGTACCCAGGCAGTCCCTCCCCGCGGTCCTCGCGCAGGAACGCGTACACGGCCCTCCCGTCTCTTGCGCCCCTCCTGCCCCAAACCCTGCTAGGAGCGAGTGCAGCAAACTGGAAGTTTAAATTAGTCTTTGCAAATAACCTTTGAACCTTCACCATCAATTACAATTCCCTGACGATT
This genomic interval carries:
- a CDS encoding DUF523 domain-containing protein; the encoded protein is MKIVVSACLMGESCKYNGLDNYHRELVEACERTGTEVLLVCPEVFGGLPTPRNPSEIVDGEVRTCEGISVDREFRLGAERALDMCEQAGGPSQIAACVLQDRSPSCGVGRIYDGTFSGTLTPGNGVFVDLLLRHGYRVIPASEFDPSMLEHCPQHSNPTLPHG